The Marinobacter szutsaonensis sequence TTTGGTCCAGGGGGTCTGCACTTCGGTACTCCCGGTTTCCTCGGCCAGCGGATTGTCGGCATCCACGTTGGCTACCGCATCCGAAACGGACGCCTTACCGACGCTCTCTCCCAGATTACGGGACAAGCTGCCCAGCCGGGTCTCCAGATCCGCCAGCCAGCTGTTGAGGTTGTCAGCCCGGGCGAAGAACTGGGCGTCGGCCTGCTCCGGGGCGGACAGACGGTTCAGGTAACGCTTGAGCGCGCTGATCCCGCGACGGTATTCCGATTCGGTGGACGGGATCGCCCAGCTCTGGCTGTCAAAGTGGAACTGGGGCTCGGCGATAACCAGATCGGGGTCCTCGGCGGACTGGCTCTGGGACCGGGCAATATCCCGGCGCATCGCCCGGGACAGGTCGCGAAGCTGGACCAGCACACCGAATTCCCAGTTGGCAATGTTATCCAGCCATAATCCCGGTGGGAAAATGTCGTTGGAGATGTAGCCGCCGGGTTTGTCCAGCAGGGTTTCGGCAATCCGGATCATGGTGGTCGTGGTAGCGAAACCGGTAACCGGTTCCCGCTCCATGGTGTTGGCTACGGTCCGGGTGTTCTCGCGCACGGAGAAGGTGTCTGGCTCGCCGCTCCAGTAGATACCGACGACGATGGCCGCCAGCAGGTAGATCACCAGCACCGCGAGGATGAACCGGCCGATAACGCCGCTGCCGCCGGCGTAATCCTGAACATCCTCTTTCCGATCCCTGAAGAACTGTCTGAATTTGCCTGGCATAAGACTCCTAATCCCCTTGCGGTTGTTGGTCAGCAGCGAATGGACGACCCAAATGGTACCCCATGGCGCCATCGATACCCAGCTTGCACAGCACCGAATACTCCGCCGCTGTTTCCACCCCGGTAGCAAAGACCCGCACGCCACGGCGGTGCGCTATGCCGATCACCGATTCCAGGTAGAAACGGTTTTCCTCGTGACTGTCGATGTCGTGGATAAAGCTGTTATCGATACGCAGCGCCTGAAACCTCAGATTCCTGAGATAGCTGAAGGGTACGCCTCCCACCCCGAACCGGTCCACCAGAACCGGCACATTGATCCGCCCCAGGGCCCGCACCAGCAGGCCCACCGCGGTACGATGATGATGGATGGTCTGCTCGGAGATCCCGATCCATAGCTGCCGGGCGCTGTCACCGGCCTGCTCCAGCCAGGCCAGAAGATCCTGCCGGAACGCCTCATTGGCCACCGAAGCACCTGCCAGGGATACCGCCAGCTGTTGACCGGGCTGCTGTGCAAGGCGTTCCAGCACCCGCTGCATCAGCAGGCGGTCAATCTGTTCGACCAGCCCGAACCGTTCTGCCATGGGCACGAACACGCTGGCCTTGAGCTCACCCTCCGGCGTATCCAGCCTGGAGAAGACCTGGTGATAGAGTGGCGACTCGGTGTGTTCGCTGATCATCGGTTGCAGCCACAACGAGAACCGCTGTCTGCCTATCGCCTCGGTCAGGATGACCCGCCAGGTTTCCAGGTTGTGATGATGTTCCTGCTCACCATTGGCCAACTGGTAACCACTATCTCCAAGTGACTGGGCATTCCTGAGCGCTTCGTCCGCAGCGGACATCAACTCCCGCGCGCTTCTACCCGCCCCGGCCCTGGCAAGCCCGGCATGCACTGCCACCCTCATGGAGGAGGCTAGGTCGGCATAGATACTATCGAGGTCTGCGACAAGATCCCGGCACCAGACGCTGGCATCGGCTGGCATGGCGCCGGGCAGGTAAAGGGCGAAGTCAGCCCCGGTCCGGCGGCCGGCAAAACTGCCCGCATGCAGCTCCATGAATCGCCCGAGCTCACCGGCAATTCGAACCAGCAGGCGGTCCCCTTCCGCGCGACCGTGGGTCTGATTAAAGCCGGCAAAGCCCCACAACTGGATCAGGATCAGGATCCCCGGCGCCGACTTTTCCTCTGACTCCACCTCGACCTTGAGACGCTGGTCAAAGGCATTGCGACTGGCCAGCCCGGTCACCGGGTCCTCATTGCTCAACCGGCGCAGATGCTGAATCAGCTTCGCCTGCCCTTCGAACAGATGCCCCAGATCGTCCGACATCCGGTTCATGGCCTCGGTTACCTGGTTCAGCTCCCGGGTTGACCGGATCGTGACATGACGCCGAAACTCGCGATTGCCCAATGCCCGGGCCTGCTCTTCCAATGCCGCCAGCGGTCGCAGGGTCCGCCTGAGCAACAAGAAGAGGGCGAACAGACCCACCGCTCCGATTACCAGGACGGCGACCACCAGCCCGCTGGTGATGCGCCAGAGGTCCCGGTACGCGCGCCCCGGA is a genomic window containing:
- a CDS encoding DUF2333 family protein, producing MPGKFRQFFRDRKEDVQDYAGGSGVIGRFILAVLVIYLLAAIVVGIYWSGEPDTFSVRENTRTVANTMEREPVTGFATTTTMIRIAETLLDKPGGYISNDIFPPGLWLDNIANWEFGVLVQLRDLSRAMRRDIARSQSQSAEDPDLVIAEPQFHFDSQSWAIPSTESEYRRGISALKRYLNRLSAPEQADAQFFARADNLNSWLADLETRLGSLSRNLGESVGKASVSDAVANVDADNPLAEETGSTEVQTPWTKIDDVFYEARGSAWALLHIFRAIEVDFRKVLQDKNAMASVKQIIIELEGTQGQMWSPVILNGSGFGVLANHSLTMAAYLSRANAAISDMRDLLSRG
- a CDS encoding EAL domain-containing protein — translated: MAWKRTPQSLRNQTGVITLRTLLLLFTGSLLVVVLVAGFVTSFSHFRGYVSEQLTGHARDGATAVGLSLSNAIDGSDPVASASLIDAVFDSGRYLRVIYLNHQGEIIAGRRKSLDQIGVPAWFRSVADLPLPVAEAEVVRGWRRLGTVQVVSDPGRAYRDLWRITSGLVVAVLVIGAVGLFALFLLLRRTLRPLAALEEQARALGNREFRRHVTIRSTRELNQVTEAMNRMSDDLGHLFEGQAKLIQHLRRLSNEDPVTGLASRNAFDQRLKVEVESEEKSAPGILILIQLWGFAGFNQTHGRAEGDRLLVRIAGELGRFMELHAGSFAGRRTGADFALYLPGAMPADASVWCRDLVADLDSIYADLASSMRVAVHAGLARAGAGRSARELMSAADEALRNAQSLGDSGYQLANGEQEHHHNLETWRVILTEAIGRQRFSLWLQPMISEHTESPLYHQVFSRLDTPEGELKASVFVPMAERFGLVEQIDRLLMQRVLERLAQQPGQQLAVSLAGASVANEAFRQDLLAWLEQAGDSARQLWIGISEQTIHHHRTAVGLLVRALGRINVPVLVDRFGVGGVPFSYLRNLRFQALRIDNSFIHDIDSHEENRFYLESVIGIAHRRGVRVFATGVETAAEYSVLCKLGIDGAMGYHLGRPFAADQQPQGD